A genomic stretch from Marinobacter fonticola includes:
- the dnaJ gene encoding molecular chaperone DnaJ: MAKRDYYEILGVSRDADEKEIKRAYRKLAMKYHPDRNPDDKEAENKFKEASEAYEILADASKRSAYDQFGHAGVDGQGGGSGFGGGGGSFSDIFGDVFGDIFGGGRGRSNRGADLRYTLQLDLEQAVKGTTVQIKVPGHVECDFCHGSGAEKGSTAETCGTCAGMGQVRMQQGFFAVQQTCPTCRGAGKVIKNPCKKCHGAGRVEQPKTLSVKVPPGVDTGDRIRLSGEGEMGMEGGPAGDLYVQVAVREHSIFTRDGRNLYCEVPISIIDATLGGELEVPTLDGRVKLKIPAETQTGKLFRLRNKGVAPVRGGPSGDLLCRVIVETPVNLTKRQKELLAEFQKTLDGQDGNNHAPRKTSWFEGVKSFFDEMKF; the protein is encoded by the coding sequence ATGGCCAAACGCGACTATTACGAGATTCTCGGCGTCTCCCGGGATGCGGATGAGAAAGAAATAAAGCGCGCGTATCGCAAGCTCGCGATGAAGTATCACCCGGATCGCAATCCGGACGATAAAGAAGCCGAGAACAAGTTTAAGGAAGCCAGCGAGGCTTACGAAATTCTGGCGGACGCGAGCAAGCGCAGCGCTTATGACCAGTTCGGCCATGCCGGTGTCGACGGTCAGGGTGGAGGCAGCGGCTTCGGCGGGGGTGGCGGGAGCTTCTCTGATATCTTCGGCGATGTTTTCGGCGATATCTTCGGCGGTGGGCGTGGTCGTAGCAATCGCGGCGCGGACCTGCGCTACACCCTTCAGCTGGACCTTGAGCAGGCGGTCAAAGGGACTACGGTTCAGATCAAAGTGCCTGGGCATGTGGAATGTGACTTCTGCCATGGTTCCGGAGCGGAGAAAGGCAGTACTGCAGAAACCTGTGGAACCTGTGCCGGTATGGGGCAAGTGCGCATGCAGCAGGGCTTCTTTGCCGTGCAGCAGACCTGTCCGACCTGTCGGGGTGCTGGCAAGGTCATCAAGAATCCCTGTAAGAAGTGTCACGGCGCAGGCCGTGTCGAGCAGCCTAAGACGTTGTCTGTGAAGGTGCCGCCCGGCGTCGATACAGGCGACCGGATACGGTTATCCGGTGAGGGCGAAATGGGCATGGAGGGTGGCCCGGCGGGCGACCTTTATGTGCAGGTTGCGGTGCGCGAGCATTCTATTTTCACGCGGGATGGCCGCAACCTCTATTGCGAGGTGCCCATCAGCATCATCGACGCGACGCTTGGCGGCGAGCTTGAGGTGCCGACCCTCGATGGTCGAGTGAAGCTCAAGATCCCGGCGGAAACCCAGACCGGCAAGCTGTTCCGTTTGCGTAACAAGGGTGTAGCGCCGGTGCGTGGCGGTCCATCCGGCGACCTGCTGTGCCGCGTCATCGTAGAAACGCCGGTCAATCTGACCAAGCGTCAGAAGGAGCTCCTGGCCGAATTCCAGAAAACGCTGGATGGTCAGGACGGCAATAATCATGCGCCCCGCAAGACGTCGTGGTTTGAAGGTGTAAAAAGCTTCTTTGACGAAATGAAGTTCTAG
- the carB gene encoding carbamoyl-phosphate synthase large subunit, with the protein MPKRTDIKSILILGAGPIVIGQACEFDYSGAQACKALREEGFRVILVNSNPATIMTDPAMADATYIEPITWKTVAKIIEKERPDALLPTMGGQTALNCALDLEKHGVLDEFGVEMIGANADTIDKAEDRERFDKAMKSIGLECPRASIAHTMEEALRVLDSIGFPCIIRPSFTMGGSGGGIAYNRDEFEEICARGLDLSPTNELLIDESLIGWKEYEMEVVRDKKDNCIIVCAIENFDAMGVHTGDSITVAPAQTLTDKEYQIMRNASLAVLREIGVETGGSNVQFGIHPETGRMVVIEMNPRVSRSSALASKATGFPIAKVAAKLAVGYTLDELQNDITGGITPASFEPSIDYVVTKIPRFTFEKFPQADARLTTQMKSVGEVMAIGRTFQESLQKALRGLEVGSEGFEEMVDVDTDNGRETLIQEMNVPGAERIWYIGDAFRAGMTVDEVYRHTNVDPWYLVQIEDLIREEAALKTAGKTDIDHATLFRLKRKGFSDARLAKLLSISEASLRKHRHDLGIRPVYKRVDTCAAEFASDTAYMYSTYEEECESDVSDREKIIVIGGGPNRIGQGIEFDYCCVHAALAMREDGYETIMINCNPETVSTDYDTSDRLYFEPITLEDVLEIVNIEKPKGVIVQFGGQTPLKLARGLEAAGVPIIGTTPDAIDRAEDRERFQQMINRLNLRQPDNATVRSHEEGVTAAREIGYPLVVRPSYVLGGRAMEIVYDEQELVRYMRNAVLVSNDSPVLLDHFLNAAIEVDIDAVSDGKDVVIGGIMQHIEQAGVHSGDSACSLPPYTLPKAVQDEMRETVRRMAIELEVVGLMNVQLAWQDDAVYVIEVNPRASRTVPFVSKAIGVSLAKVAARCMAGRSLVDQNFTEEVVPKYYAVKESVFPFNKFPAVDPILGPEMKSTGEVMGLGDSFDEAFAKAALASGERLPEKGTAFISVRDVDKCGAVKVARDLIDAGFRLVATTGTAKALREAGIEVDRANKVREGRPHVVDSIKNGQIQLIINTTEGRKAISDSAQIRQSALQHKVTYTTTLAGGEAFCRAIKFGPERTVRRLQDLHAGI; encoded by the coding sequence ATGCCAAAACGTACTGATATCAAAAGCATCCTGATCCTGGGCGCCGGGCCCATCGTGATCGGGCAGGCATGCGAGTTCGACTACTCCGGGGCTCAGGCCTGTAAGGCGCTGCGGGAAGAAGGCTTCCGCGTTATTTTGGTGAACTCCAATCCTGCCACCATCATGACCGACCCGGCCATGGCCGATGCCACCTACATCGAGCCCATTACCTGGAAGACAGTCGCCAAGATTATCGAGAAGGAGCGGCCGGACGCCTTGTTGCCGACCATGGGCGGGCAGACCGCGCTGAACTGCGCGCTAGACCTGGAAAAGCACGGTGTGCTGGATGAGTTCGGCGTAGAAATGATTGGTGCCAATGCCGATACCATCGATAAGGCGGAAGACCGGGAGCGCTTCGATAAGGCGATGAAGTCCATCGGCCTGGAGTGCCCGCGCGCGTCCATCGCGCATACCATGGAAGAAGCCCTTCGGGTTCTCGATAGTATCGGCTTCCCCTGCATTATCCGCCCGTCTTTCACTATGGGTGGTTCCGGCGGCGGTATTGCCTACAACCGTGACGAATTCGAGGAGATCTGTGCCCGCGGTCTCGATCTCTCTCCAACGAACGAGCTACTGATCGACGAGTCCCTGATCGGCTGGAAGGAATACGAGATGGAGGTTGTCCGCGACAAGAAGGACAACTGCATCATCGTCTGTGCCATCGAAAACTTCGATGCCATGGGTGTTCATACCGGCGACTCGATCACTGTGGCGCCGGCGCAGACCCTGACTGACAAAGAGTACCAAATCATGCGCAACGCCTCCCTGGCGGTGCTGCGTGAAATTGGTGTGGAAACAGGCGGTTCCAACGTGCAGTTCGGTATCCATCCGGAAACCGGCCGCATGGTGGTCATTGAGATGAATCCGCGGGTTTCACGCTCGTCGGCGTTGGCCTCAAAGGCCACGGGTTTCCCCATTGCCAAGGTCGCGGCCAAGCTGGCCGTGGGTTACACCTTGGACGAGTTGCAGAACGATATTACCGGCGGCATCACGCCGGCCTCGTTCGAGCCCAGCATTGACTACGTCGTTACCAAGATTCCCCGCTTTACCTTCGAGAAATTTCCGCAGGCGGATGCTCGCCTGACGACGCAGATGAAGTCTGTCGGTGAGGTGATGGCAATTGGCCGGACCTTCCAGGAATCTCTGCAAAAAGCGCTGCGTGGCCTGGAAGTGGGTTCCGAGGGCTTCGAGGAGATGGTCGATGTCGACACTGACAATGGCCGCGAAACCCTGATCCAGGAAATGAACGTGCCAGGTGCGGAGCGTATCTGGTATATCGGCGATGCGTTTCGCGCCGGAATGACGGTGGACGAGGTTTATCGTCATACCAATGTGGATCCCTGGTACCTCGTCCAGATTGAGGACTTGATCCGTGAGGAAGCCGCGCTCAAGACTGCCGGTAAAACCGACATCGATCATGCCACCTTGTTCCGCCTCAAGCGCAAGGGATTTTCCGACGCGCGCCTGGCTAAGCTGCTGAGCATCTCCGAAGCGAGCTTGCGCAAGCATCGTCATGATTTGGGCATCCGCCCGGTTTACAAGCGCGTCGATACCTGCGCTGCCGAATTCGCGTCTGATACCGCTTATATGTACTCCACCTATGAGGAGGAGTGCGAGTCTGACGTGTCCGACCGAGAGAAGATCATTGTCATCGGTGGTGGGCCGAACCGGATCGGCCAGGGCATTGAGTTCGATTACTGTTGTGTCCATGCCGCTCTCGCCATGCGCGAGGACGGTTACGAAACCATCATGATCAACTGCAATCCGGAGACCGTCTCCACGGATTACGATACGTCCGATCGCCTCTACTTCGAGCCGATTACTCTCGAAGACGTGCTGGAGATCGTGAATATCGAGAAGCCCAAGGGCGTGATCGTCCAGTTTGGCGGCCAGACGCCACTGAAGCTGGCGCGCGGCCTGGAGGCGGCGGGTGTGCCGATTATCGGCACCACGCCGGATGCGATCGATCGTGCCGAAGACCGCGAGCGCTTCCAGCAGATGATCAACCGTCTCAATCTGCGTCAGCCGGATAACGCGACCGTGCGCAGTCACGAGGAAGGCGTGACGGCGGCGCGTGAAATCGGCTACCCGCTGGTAGTTCGCCCGTCCTACGTGCTGGGTGGGCGCGCCATGGAAATTGTCTACGACGAGCAGGAGCTGGTGCGCTACATGCGCAATGCCGTGCTGGTTTCCAACGACAGTCCTGTGCTGCTGGATCATTTTCTCAATGCGGCCATCGAAGTGGATATCGATGCAGTCAGTGACGGAAAAGACGTTGTGATCGGCGGCATCATGCAGCACATCGAACAGGCCGGTGTGCACTCGGGCGACTCCGCCTGTTCGTTGCCGCCCTATACGCTGCCGAAGGCGGTGCAGGACGAGATGCGCGAAACCGTGCGCCGCATGGCCATCGAGCTGGAAGTAGTGGGTCTGATGAACGTCCAGTTGGCTTGGCAGGACGATGCCGTCTACGTCATCGAAGTGAATCCTCGGGCATCCCGGACCGTACCTTTCGTCTCCAAGGCCATTGGCGTTTCCTTGGCTAAAGTCGCGGCTCGCTGCATGGCCGGGCGCTCGTTGGTGGATCAGAACTTCACGGAAGAGGTGGTGCCCAAGTATTATGCGGTGAAGGAATCCGTCTTCCCGTTTAACAAGTTCCCTGCGGTCGACCCCATCCTCGGCCCGGAGATGAAATCGACCGGCGAGGTCATGGGATTGGGTGATAGCTTTGACGAAGCTTTTGCCAAGGCCGCGCTGGCCTCCGGTGAACGTCTGCCGGAAAAGGGCACAGCCTTTATATCGGTGCGGGATGTGGACAAGTGCGGTGCCGTCAAGGTTGCCCGTGACCTGATCGATGCCGGATTCCGTCTGGTGGCAACCACCGGTACCGCAAAGGCACTGCGTGAGGCCGGTATCGAGGTGGATCGGGCGAATAAGGTTCGTGAAGGACGTCCGCATGTTGTCGATTCCATCAAAAACGGTCAGATCCAGTTGATTATCAACACGACAGAAGGGCGCAAGGCTATTTCCGACTCGGCCCAGATTCGCCAGTCCGCCTTGCAGCACAAAGTGACATACACCACGACCCTGGCTGGTGGCGAGGCATTCTGTCGTGCCATTAAATTCGGACCGGAGCGGACGGTGCGCCGACTCCAGGACTTACACGCAGGAATTTGA
- the carA gene encoding glutamine-hydrolyzing carbamoyl-phosphate synthase small subunit: MSTPAILALADGSLFKGIAIGADGETSGEVVFNTAMTGYQEILTDPSYVRQIVTLTYPHIGNTGVNEEDVESDRIQAAGLIIRDLPLMASNWRQTRPLDVYLRDSNVVGIAGIDTRRLTRILRDKGAQNGAIVAGAEATEERALELARAFPGLKGMDLAKETGSKTSYKWNQTAWSLVDGYGEQAAPTYRVVAYDYGIKLNILRMLASRGCDITVVPPQTPAAEVLAMNPDGVFLSNGPGDPEPCDYAIKAISDILETEVPVFGICLGHQLLALASGAKTLKMGHGHHGANHPVQNLEDGTVMITSQNHGFAVDESSLPDSLIATHKSLFDGTLQGIRRKDRPAFSFQGHPEASPGPHDVAPLFDTFIRLMDEGAASKTA, translated from the coding sequence TTGAGTACACCCGCAATCCTTGCACTCGCAGACGGTAGCCTGTTCAAAGGAATCGCCATCGGCGCTGACGGCGAAACCAGTGGCGAGGTCGTGTTTAATACCGCCATGACCGGCTATCAGGAAATTCTGACAGACCCATCCTATGTCCGCCAGATCGTCACGCTGACCTACCCCCACATCGGCAATACCGGGGTCAACGAAGAGGACGTTGAGTCCGATCGGATTCAGGCAGCCGGACTGATTATTCGCGACCTGCCGTTGATGGCCAGTAACTGGCGCCAGACACGGCCTCTGGATGTCTATCTGCGTGACAGCAATGTGGTCGGCATCGCCGGTATAGATACTCGCCGCCTGACACGCATCCTGCGTGATAAGGGCGCGCAGAACGGTGCTATTGTGGCCGGTGCGGAGGCCACGGAAGAGCGAGCACTGGAGCTGGCGCGTGCTTTTCCGGGACTCAAGGGCATGGATTTGGCCAAGGAAACCGGCAGCAAAACCAGTTATAAATGGAACCAGACGGCCTGGAGCCTGGTGGACGGTTACGGTGAGCAGGCTGCGCCCACGTACCGTGTGGTGGCCTACGATTACGGCATCAAGCTGAATATTTTGCGTATGCTTGCGTCCCGTGGCTGCGACATTACCGTAGTGCCGCCCCAAACGCCGGCAGCCGAGGTGTTGGCAATGAATCCGGATGGTGTTTTTCTGTCCAACGGCCCCGGTGATCCCGAGCCCTGCGACTACGCCATCAAGGCCATCAGCGACATCCTCGAGACTGAGGTCCCTGTGTTTGGTATCTGCCTAGGTCATCAGTTGCTGGCGCTGGCCAGTGGGGCCAAGACCCTGAAGATGGGGCATGGCCATCACGGTGCCAACCATCCCGTACAGAATCTGGAAGACGGCACTGTGATGATTACCAGCCAGAACCACGGTTTTGCGGTGGATGAGTCCAGCCTGCCCGACAGCCTCATCGCGACCCACAAGTCTCTGTTTGACGGCACTCTACAGGGAATTCGTCGGAAAGATCGACCGGCCTTCAGCTTTCAGGGCCACCCGGAAGCCAGTCCGGGACCCCACGACGTGGCGCCGCTGTTCGATACCTTCATCCGGTTGATGGACGAAGGGGCAGCCTCCAAGACGGCCTGA
- the rlmE gene encoding 23S rRNA (uridine(2552)-2'-O)-methyltransferase RlmE → MARSKSSKRWLKEHFDDEYVKRSQVDGYRSRASYKLIELDDKDRFLRPGQLVVDLGAAPGGWSQVAMDRVGHKGRVVASDVLEMNPIAGVDFVQGDFTDQSVLDTLLEVLGDARADVVISDMAPNMSGMPAVDIPKAMDLVELALDMAKQVLKVDGVFVAKVFQGEGFDVLLQDMKVNFRSVVSRKPGASRSRSREVYQVCRGFKGE, encoded by the coding sequence TTGGCGCGTTCCAAATCCAGCAAACGCTGGTTGAAAGAACATTTTGACGATGAGTATGTCAAACGTTCTCAGGTTGATGGTTATCGGTCCCGGGCAAGCTACAAACTGATTGAGCTGGACGACAAAGATCGTTTTCTCCGGCCAGGGCAGCTTGTGGTGGACCTGGGAGCGGCGCCTGGTGGGTGGTCTCAGGTGGCAATGGACCGGGTTGGACATAAAGGCCGTGTAGTCGCAAGCGACGTCCTGGAGATGAACCCTATTGCCGGAGTCGACTTCGTACAGGGCGACTTCACCGACCAGTCGGTGCTGGATACGCTGTTGGAGGTCCTCGGCGATGCGCGGGCAGACGTTGTAATCTCCGATATGGCCCCCAATATGAGTGGTATGCCTGCCGTGGACATTCCCAAGGCCATGGATCTGGTGGAATTGGCGCTGGATATGGCGAAGCAGGTGTTAAAGGTCGACGGCGTATTTGTGGCTAAGGTTTTTCAGGGGGAGGGGTTTGATGTCCTCTTGCAAGACATGAAGGTGAACTTTCGCTCAGTGGTGAGCCGCAAGCCGGGCGCGTCCCGGTCCCGCTCTCGGGAGGTTTATCAAGTATGTCGGGGCTTTAAGGGTGAATAG
- the greA gene encoding transcription elongation factor GreA, with amino-acid sequence MTINGEARLREELKKLKSEDRPRVIAAIAEAREHGDLKENAEYHAAREQQSFIEGRIQEIEGKLSAAQVIDVTKMENTGKVIFGVTVKLINADTDEEVSYQICGEDEADVKAGKLSVSSPIARALIGKSEGDVVAVRVPSGTVEYEIETVEHL; translated from the coding sequence ATGACAATCAACGGTGAAGCGCGTCTGCGCGAGGAGCTCAAAAAGCTCAAGAGCGAGGATCGCCCCCGGGTTATCGCGGCCATCGCGGAAGCGCGTGAACACGGCGACCTGAAAGAAAATGCGGAATATCACGCGGCGCGAGAGCAGCAGAGTTTTATCGAAGGCCGCATTCAGGAAATCGAGGGCAAGCTGTCGGCCGCTCAGGTCATCGATGTGACCAAGATGGAAAATACCGGGAAAGTGATCTTTGGTGTGACCGTCAAGTTGATCAATGCCGATACTGACGAGGAAGTCAGCTATCAGATCTGTGGCGAAGACGAGGCGGACGTGAAAGCCGGCAAGCTGTCCGTATCGTCACCGATCGCGCGGGCTTTAATTGGCAAGAGCGAAGGGGACGTTGTCGCGGTACGTGTGCCGTCGGGAACCGTTGAGTACGAGATCGAAACTGTCGAGCACCTTTGA
- the yhbY gene encoding ribosome assembly RNA-binding protein YhbY, with protein MSLSPEQRREYRAIAHHLKPVVIIGDKGLSEGLQQELDRALNDHELIKIKVASPDRDERREAIEALCAGSGAELVQMIGKVAIILRRAKEPNPKLSNLQRHKS; from the coding sequence ATGAGCCTGTCGCCGGAACAGCGCCGGGAGTACCGCGCTATTGCCCACCATCTCAAGCCGGTCGTCATTATCGGCGATAAAGGCTTGAGCGAAGGCCTGCAGCAGGAACTGGACCGAGCCCTGAACGACCATGAACTGATCAAGATCAAGGTTGCCAGCCCGGACCGCGACGAGCGCCGCGAAGCCATTGAGGCTCTGTGCGCCGGATCCGGCGCCGAGCTGGTGCAGATGATCGGCAAAGTTGCCATCATTCTGCGCCGTGCAAAAGAGCCCAACCCCAAGCTCTCCAACCTCCAGCGCCATAAGTCCTGA
- the dapB gene encoding 4-hydroxy-tetrahydrodipicolinate reductase: protein MKVAIMGAAGRMGKVLIEAVEEADGVELGAAVVEPGSSLIGADAGEMTGIGKTGVLMVDSLDQVKDDFDLLIDFTFPDLTLRNAAFCRSHGKKMVVGTTGMTEAERSELSQAAADIPIMLAPNMSVGVNVVLNLLRTAAQALGDDYDIEIIEAHHRHKKDSPSGTAVRMGEVVADALGRDLRECAVYGREGFVGERSRTEIGFETIRGGDVVGDHTVLFAGIGERVEITHKASSRMTFAQGAMRAAQWLEGKPAGLYDMQDVLNLKDAS, encoded by the coding sequence ATGAAGGTAGCGATCATGGGCGCCGCCGGGCGCATGGGCAAGGTGTTGATCGAGGCGGTTGAAGAGGCTGACGGCGTCGAGCTGGGCGCCGCCGTGGTCGAGCCCGGTAGTAGCTTGATTGGCGCCGATGCCGGTGAAATGACCGGTATCGGCAAAACCGGTGTGCTCATGGTCGACAGTCTGGATCAGGTTAAGGATGACTTCGACCTGCTCATCGATTTCACCTTTCCGGACCTGACGCTCCGGAATGCCGCCTTTTGCCGGAGCCACGGCAAGAAGATGGTCGTTGGCACAACGGGCATGACGGAGGCTGAGCGCAGTGAGCTGAGCCAGGCCGCAGCTGATATTCCCATTATGCTCGCTCCGAATATGAGTGTCGGCGTCAACGTGGTGTTGAATTTACTGCGCACGGCGGCGCAGGCATTGGGCGATGACTACGATATCGAAATTATCGAAGCGCATCACCGCCACAAGAAGGACTCGCCGTCCGGCACCGCGGTGCGCATGGGTGAAGTGGTAGCCGATGCCCTGGGGCGTGATTTGCGGGAGTGTGCGGTTTACGGTCGTGAAGGATTCGTCGGCGAGCGTTCGCGTACTGAGATTGGTTTTGAAACCATTCGCGGCGGCGATGTCGTGGGTGATCACACGGTGTTGTTTGCCGGCATTGGCGAACGGGTTGAAATCACACACAAGGCGAGCAGCCGCATGACGTTTGCCCAAGGCGCTATGCGGGCGGCGCAGTGGTTGGAAGGCAAGCCGGCCGGGCTGTACGACATGCAGGATGTGCTAAACCTTAAGGACGCCAGCTGA